A genomic region of Oncorhynchus masou masou isolate Uvic2021 unplaced genomic scaffold, UVic_Omas_1.1 unplaced_scaffold_1202, whole genome shotgun sequence contains the following coding sequences:
- the LOC135529676 gene encoding C-X-C motif chemokine 13-like, translated as MPFKTHYLLVSLTLCWFVALQAFPMNGCAACQKCRCIRTSSAFISPRLFHRIEILPPGAHCRQTEIIVTKKDKATVCVTPDARWINKVIVKLQSTNKKKRSAELPHLNHH; from the exons ATGCCTTTCAAGACACACTACCTGTTGGTGTCCCTGACTCTCTGCTGGTTCGTGGCTCTTCAAG CATTCCCCATGAACGGCTGTGCTGCATGTCAGAAGTGTCGCTGCATCCGGACGTCCTCTGCTTTCATCTCTCCAAGGCTGTTCCACAGGATAGAGATCCTACCTCCAGGTGCCCACTGTCGTCAAACAGAGATCAT CGTTACCAAGAAGGACAAAGCCACCGTCTGTGTGACTCCAGATGCACGATGGATCAACAAAGTCATTGTCAAGTTACAAAG TACCAACAAGAAGAAGAGAAGTGCAGAACTTCCCCATCTCAACCACCATTGA